Proteins encoded together in one Benincasa hispida cultivar B227 chromosome 1, ASM972705v1, whole genome shotgun sequence window:
- the LOC120080574 gene encoding DUF21 domain-containing protein At5g52790 isoform X5 gives MEEKVISIQHHNFGGTASGLTLGLMSLSLVDLEVLAKSGRPDDRKNAAKILPIVKNQHLLLCTLLISNAMAMEALPIFIDALLPAWGAIVISVTLILTFGEIIPQAICSRYGLSVGAKLSDVVRVLLLVLFPLSYPISKLLDWLLGKGHSALLRRAELKTFVDMHGNKAGKGGELTQEETTIITGALDMTLKTAQDAMTPLSKLFSLDINSKLDEKTMELILRKGHSRVPIYSGHPTNIIGIILVKNLIKFHPQDETPIRNLTIRKVPRVHENLPLYDILNQFQQGHSHMAVVIKSHKEAREPADSTNADSNRPELETVIPATETDLGHIKLQIRNIYTNCSSNNDGKSMPDFDEDVIGIITLEDVMEELLQEEILDETDEYVAVHNKLKVNMKVRRSTSESPRGAAHLHWISPVASPLSSYHHSPLSSSYNHSPILHSAIPPHIHCPFTPPPLSSSPRNYLHSSPTPCSAHLCASPSSHKVFLSLTYT, from the exons atgGAGGAGAAAGTCATCAGCATTCAGCACCATAACTTTGGAGGAACTGCTTCCG GCCTTACGCTAGGACTTATGTCACTCAGCTTGGTTGATCTTGAGGTTCTTGCCAAATCTGGCAGGCCGGACGACCGCAAAAATGCCG CTAAAATTCTGCCCATAGTAAAGAACCAGCATTTGCTTCTTTGCACACTCCTCATAAGCAATGCTATGGCAATGGAG GCCCTGCCTATCTTCATTGATGCACTTCTCCCAGCTTGGGGTGCAATTGTGATATCAGTCACTCTCATACTAACTTTTGGAGAG ATTATTCCTCAAGCTATATGTTCAAGGTATGGACTGAGTGTCGGGGCAAAGCTGTCGGACGTTGTTCGGGTGCTTCTCTTAGTCCTCTTTCCTTTGTCTTACCCCATCAGTAAG TTATTAGATTGGCTTCTGGGCAAGGGGCATTCTGCTCTTCTAAGAAGGGCAGAGCTCAAGACATTTGTAGATATGCACGGGAACAAG GCAGGTAAAGGTGGAGAATTGACTCAAGAAGAAACTACAATAATCACTGGAGCTTTGGACATGACGCTCAAAACTGCCCAAGATGCTATGACTCCTTTATCCAAATTGTTTTCACTTGATATAAATTCCAAACTTGATGA GAAAACCATGGAGCTGATTTTAAGAAAAGGACATAGTCGAGTGCCGATATACTCGGGACATCCAACTAATATCATTGGTATTATCTTG GTTAAAAATCTGATCAAATTTCATCCACAAGATGAAACTCCCATCAGAAATCTCACCATCAGAAAAGTTCCAAG GGTACATGAGAACTTACctttgtatgacattttgaaccAGTTCCAGCAAGGACATAGTCATATGGCTGTTGTCATAAAGAGTCATAAGGAAGCCAGAGAGCCTGCAG ATTCAACAAATGCAGATTCTAACAGACCAGAGCTCGAAACTGTGATACCAGCAACTGAGACGGACTTAGGACATATTAAGCTGCAGATAAGGAATATTTACACTAATTGTAGTAGCAATAATGATGGAAAATCAATGCCAGATTTTGATGAAGATGTTATTGGTATCATAACACTGGAGGATGTCATGGAAGAGCTTTTACAG GAAGAGATATTGGATGAGACTGATGAATATGTTGCTGTTCACAACAA GCTAAAAGTGAATATGAAAGTAAGGAGATCAACATCAGAATCACCAAGAGGAGCAGCCCATCTGCACTGGATATCACCAGTGGCATCCCCACTGTCTTCATACCATCATTCTCCACTTTCTTCTTCATACAATCACTCACCAATTCTTCATTCTGCAATTCCTCCACATATTCACTGCCCATTTACTCCACCACCTCTCTCTTCTTCCCCTAGAAATTACTTGCACTCTTCTCCAACTCCATGCTCTGCTCATCTTTGTGCTTCACCTTCTTCTCATAaggtttttctctctctaacatACACGTAA
- the LOC120080574 gene encoding DUF21 domain-containing protein At5g52790 isoform X9 codes for MSLSLVDLEVLAKSGRPDDRKNAAKILPIVKNQHLLLCTLLISNAMAMEALPIFIDALLPAWGAIVISVTLILTFGEIIPQAICSRYGLSVGAKLSDVVRVLLLVLFPLSYPISKLLDWLLGKGHSALLRRAELKTFVDMHGNKAGKGGELTQEETTIITGALDMTLKTAQDAMTPLSKLFSLDINSKLDEKTMELILRKGHSRVPIYSGHPTNIIGIILVKNLIKFHPQDETPIRNLTIRKVPRVHENLPLYDILNQFQQGHSHMAVVIKSHKEAREPADSTNADSNRPELETVIPATETDLGHIKLQIRNIYTNCSSNNDGKSMPDFDEDVIGIITLEDVMEELLQEEILDETDEYVAVHNKLKVNMKVRRSTSESPRGAAHLHWISPVASPLSSYHHSPLSSSYNHSPILHSAIPPHIHCPFTPPPLSSSPRNYLHSSPTPCSAHLCASPSSHKVFLSLTYT; via the exons ATGTCACTCAGCTTGGTTGATCTTGAGGTTCTTGCCAAATCTGGCAGGCCGGACGACCGCAAAAATGCCG CTAAAATTCTGCCCATAGTAAAGAACCAGCATTTGCTTCTTTGCACACTCCTCATAAGCAATGCTATGGCAATGGAG GCCCTGCCTATCTTCATTGATGCACTTCTCCCAGCTTGGGGTGCAATTGTGATATCAGTCACTCTCATACTAACTTTTGGAGAG ATTATTCCTCAAGCTATATGTTCAAGGTATGGACTGAGTGTCGGGGCAAAGCTGTCGGACGTTGTTCGGGTGCTTCTCTTAGTCCTCTTTCCTTTGTCTTACCCCATCAGTAAG TTATTAGATTGGCTTCTGGGCAAGGGGCATTCTGCTCTTCTAAGAAGGGCAGAGCTCAAGACATTTGTAGATATGCACGGGAACAAG GCAGGTAAAGGTGGAGAATTGACTCAAGAAGAAACTACAATAATCACTGGAGCTTTGGACATGACGCTCAAAACTGCCCAAGATGCTATGACTCCTTTATCCAAATTGTTTTCACTTGATATAAATTCCAAACTTGATGA GAAAACCATGGAGCTGATTTTAAGAAAAGGACATAGTCGAGTGCCGATATACTCGGGACATCCAACTAATATCATTGGTATTATCTTG GTTAAAAATCTGATCAAATTTCATCCACAAGATGAAACTCCCATCAGAAATCTCACCATCAGAAAAGTTCCAAG GGTACATGAGAACTTACctttgtatgacattttgaaccAGTTCCAGCAAGGACATAGTCATATGGCTGTTGTCATAAAGAGTCATAAGGAAGCCAGAGAGCCTGCAG ATTCAACAAATGCAGATTCTAACAGACCAGAGCTCGAAACTGTGATACCAGCAACTGAGACGGACTTAGGACATATTAAGCTGCAGATAAGGAATATTTACACTAATTGTAGTAGCAATAATGATGGAAAATCAATGCCAGATTTTGATGAAGATGTTATTGGTATCATAACACTGGAGGATGTCATGGAAGAGCTTTTACAG GAAGAGATATTGGATGAGACTGATGAATATGTTGCTGTTCACAACAA GCTAAAAGTGAATATGAAAGTAAGGAGATCAACATCAGAATCACCAAGAGGAGCAGCCCATCTGCACTGGATATCACCAGTGGCATCCCCACTGTCTTCATACCATCATTCTCCACTTTCTTCTTCATACAATCACTCACCAATTCTTCATTCTGCAATTCCTCCACATATTCACTGCCCATTTACTCCACCACCTCTCTCTTCTTCCCCTAGAAATTACTTGCACTCTTCTCCAACTCCATGCTCTGCTCATCTTTGTGCTTCACCTTCTTCTCATAaggtttttctctctctaacatACACGTAA
- the LOC120080574 gene encoding DUF21 domain-containing protein At5g52790 isoform X1 encodes MGIGRNGAVKVTFPSNSWNQNPFHFIIWRRKSSAFSTITLEELLPVTNARPFEGSFLTPKSFVLTNKEMAANDVPCCEPRFWMYLLICVGLVAFAGLMSGLTLGLMSLSLVDLEVLAKSGRPDDRKNAAKILPIVKNQHLLLCTLLISNAMAMEALPIFIDALLPAWGAIVISVTLILTFGEIIPQAICSRYGLSVGAKLSDVVRVLLLVLFPLSYPISKLLDWLLGKGHSALLRRAELKTFVDMHGNKAGKGGELTQEETTIITGALDMTLKTAQDAMTPLSKLFSLDINSKLDEKTMELILRKGHSRVPIYSGHPTNIIGIILVKNLIKFHPQDETPIRNLTIRKVPRVHENLPLYDILNQFQQGHSHMAVVIKSHKEAREPADSTNADSNRPELETVIPATETDLGHIKLQIRNIYTNCSSNNDGKSMPDFDEDVIGIITLEDVMEELLQEEILDETDEYVAVHNKLKVNMKVRRSTSESPRGAAHLHWISPVASPLSSYHHSPLSSSYNHSPILHSAIPPHIHCPFTPPPLSSSPRNYLHSSPTPCSAHLCASPSSHKVFLSLTYT; translated from the exons ATGGGAATTGGGAGGAATGGGGCGGTCAAAGTCACATTTCCTTCGAACAGTTGGAATCAGAatccttttcattttataatatgGAGGAGAAAGTCATCAGCATTCAGCACCATAACTTTGGAGGAACTGCTTCCGGTAACCAACGCAAG ACCATTTGAAGGAAGTTTTTTAACTCCCAAGAGCTTTGTATTAACAAACAAAGAGATGGCTGCAAATGATGTTCCATGCTGTGAGCCAAGGTTCTGGATGTATCTTTTGATATGTGTAGGTTTGGTTGCTTTTGCTGGACTTATGTCAGGCCTTACGCTAGGACTTATGTCACTCAGCTTGGTTGATCTTGAGGTTCTTGCCAAATCTGGCAGGCCGGACGACCGCAAAAATGCCG CTAAAATTCTGCCCATAGTAAAGAACCAGCATTTGCTTCTTTGCACACTCCTCATAAGCAATGCTATGGCAATGGAG GCCCTGCCTATCTTCATTGATGCACTTCTCCCAGCTTGGGGTGCAATTGTGATATCAGTCACTCTCATACTAACTTTTGGAGAG ATTATTCCTCAAGCTATATGTTCAAGGTATGGACTGAGTGTCGGGGCAAAGCTGTCGGACGTTGTTCGGGTGCTTCTCTTAGTCCTCTTTCCTTTGTCTTACCCCATCAGTAAG TTATTAGATTGGCTTCTGGGCAAGGGGCATTCTGCTCTTCTAAGAAGGGCAGAGCTCAAGACATTTGTAGATATGCACGGGAACAAG GCAGGTAAAGGTGGAGAATTGACTCAAGAAGAAACTACAATAATCACTGGAGCTTTGGACATGACGCTCAAAACTGCCCAAGATGCTATGACTCCTTTATCCAAATTGTTTTCACTTGATATAAATTCCAAACTTGATGA GAAAACCATGGAGCTGATTTTAAGAAAAGGACATAGTCGAGTGCCGATATACTCGGGACATCCAACTAATATCATTGGTATTATCTTG GTTAAAAATCTGATCAAATTTCATCCACAAGATGAAACTCCCATCAGAAATCTCACCATCAGAAAAGTTCCAAG GGTACATGAGAACTTACctttgtatgacattttgaaccAGTTCCAGCAAGGACATAGTCATATGGCTGTTGTCATAAAGAGTCATAAGGAAGCCAGAGAGCCTGCAG ATTCAACAAATGCAGATTCTAACAGACCAGAGCTCGAAACTGTGATACCAGCAACTGAGACGGACTTAGGACATATTAAGCTGCAGATAAGGAATATTTACACTAATTGTAGTAGCAATAATGATGGAAAATCAATGCCAGATTTTGATGAAGATGTTATTGGTATCATAACACTGGAGGATGTCATGGAAGAGCTTTTACAG GAAGAGATATTGGATGAGACTGATGAATATGTTGCTGTTCACAACAA GCTAAAAGTGAATATGAAAGTAAGGAGATCAACATCAGAATCACCAAGAGGAGCAGCCCATCTGCACTGGATATCACCAGTGGCATCCCCACTGTCTTCATACCATCATTCTCCACTTTCTTCTTCATACAATCACTCACCAATTCTTCATTCTGCAATTCCTCCACATATTCACTGCCCATTTACTCCACCACCTCTCTCTTCTTCCCCTAGAAATTACTTGCACTCTTCTCCAACTCCATGCTCTGCTCATCTTTGTGCTTCACCTTCTTCTCATAaggtttttctctctctaacatACACGTAA
- the LOC120080574 gene encoding DUF21 domain-containing protein At5g52790 isoform X6 → MSGLTLGLMSLSLVDLEVLAKSGRPDDRKNAAKILPIVKNQHLLLCTLLISNAMAMEALPIFIDALLPAWGAIVISVTLILTFGEIIPQAICSRYGLSVGAKLSDVVRVLLLVLFPLSYPISKLLDWLLGKGHSALLRRAELKTFVDMHGNKAGKGGELTQEETTIITGALDMTLKTAQDAMTPLSKLFSLDINSKLDEKTMELILRKGHSRVPIYSGHPTNIIGIILVKNLIKFHPQDETPIRNLTIRKVPRVHENLPLYDILNQFQQGHSHMAVVIKSHKEAREPADSTNADSNRPELETVIPATETDLGHIKLQIRNIYTNCSSNNDGKSMPDFDEDVIGIITLEDVMEELLQEEILDETDEYVAVHNKLKVNMKVRRSTSESPRGAAHLHWISPVASPLSSYHHSPLSSSYNHSPILHSAIPPHIHCPFTPPPLSSSPRNYLHSSPTPCSAHLCASPSSHKVFLSLTYT, encoded by the exons ATGTCAGGCCTTACGCTAGGACTTATGTCACTCAGCTTGGTTGATCTTGAGGTTCTTGCCAAATCTGGCAGGCCGGACGACCGCAAAAATGCCG CTAAAATTCTGCCCATAGTAAAGAACCAGCATTTGCTTCTTTGCACACTCCTCATAAGCAATGCTATGGCAATGGAG GCCCTGCCTATCTTCATTGATGCACTTCTCCCAGCTTGGGGTGCAATTGTGATATCAGTCACTCTCATACTAACTTTTGGAGAG ATTATTCCTCAAGCTATATGTTCAAGGTATGGACTGAGTGTCGGGGCAAAGCTGTCGGACGTTGTTCGGGTGCTTCTCTTAGTCCTCTTTCCTTTGTCTTACCCCATCAGTAAG TTATTAGATTGGCTTCTGGGCAAGGGGCATTCTGCTCTTCTAAGAAGGGCAGAGCTCAAGACATTTGTAGATATGCACGGGAACAAG GCAGGTAAAGGTGGAGAATTGACTCAAGAAGAAACTACAATAATCACTGGAGCTTTGGACATGACGCTCAAAACTGCCCAAGATGCTATGACTCCTTTATCCAAATTGTTTTCACTTGATATAAATTCCAAACTTGATGA GAAAACCATGGAGCTGATTTTAAGAAAAGGACATAGTCGAGTGCCGATATACTCGGGACATCCAACTAATATCATTGGTATTATCTTG GTTAAAAATCTGATCAAATTTCATCCACAAGATGAAACTCCCATCAGAAATCTCACCATCAGAAAAGTTCCAAG GGTACATGAGAACTTACctttgtatgacattttgaaccAGTTCCAGCAAGGACATAGTCATATGGCTGTTGTCATAAAGAGTCATAAGGAAGCCAGAGAGCCTGCAG ATTCAACAAATGCAGATTCTAACAGACCAGAGCTCGAAACTGTGATACCAGCAACTGAGACGGACTTAGGACATATTAAGCTGCAGATAAGGAATATTTACACTAATTGTAGTAGCAATAATGATGGAAAATCAATGCCAGATTTTGATGAAGATGTTATTGGTATCATAACACTGGAGGATGTCATGGAAGAGCTTTTACAG GAAGAGATATTGGATGAGACTGATGAATATGTTGCTGTTCACAACAA GCTAAAAGTGAATATGAAAGTAAGGAGATCAACATCAGAATCACCAAGAGGAGCAGCCCATCTGCACTGGATATCACCAGTGGCATCCCCACTGTCTTCATACCATCATTCTCCACTTTCTTCTTCATACAATCACTCACCAATTCTTCATTCTGCAATTCCTCCACATATTCACTGCCCATTTACTCCACCACCTCTCTCTTCTTCCCCTAGAAATTACTTGCACTCTTCTCCAACTCCATGCTCTGCTCATCTTTGTGCTTCACCTTCTTCTCATAaggtttttctctctctaacatACACGTAA
- the LOC120080574 gene encoding DUF21 domain-containing protein At5g52790 isoform X2: MGIGRNGAVKVTFPSNSWNQNPFHFIIWRRKSSAFSTITLEELLPVTNARPFEGSFLTPKSFVLTNKEMAANDVPCCEPRFWMYLLICVGLVAFAGLMSGLTLGLMSLSLVDLEVLAKSGRPDDRKNAAKILPIVKNQHLLLCTLLISNAMAMEALPIFIDALLPAWGAIVISVTLILTFGEIIPQAICSRYGLSVGAKLSDVVRVLLLVLFPLSYPISKLLDWLLGKGHSALLRRAELKTFVDMHGNKAGKGGELTQEETTIITGALDMTLKTAQDAMTPLSKLFSLDINSKLDEKTMELILRKGHSRVPIYSGHPTNIIGIILVKNLIKFHPQDETPIRNLTIRKVPRVHENLPLYDILNQFQQGHSHMAVVIKSHKEAREPADSNRPELETVIPATETDLGHIKLQIRNIYTNCSSNNDGKSMPDFDEDVIGIITLEDVMEELLQEEILDETDEYVAVHNKLKVNMKVRRSTSESPRGAAHLHWISPVASPLSSYHHSPLSSSYNHSPILHSAIPPHIHCPFTPPPLSSSPRNYLHSSPTPCSAHLCASPSSHKVFLSLTYT; the protein is encoded by the exons ATGGGAATTGGGAGGAATGGGGCGGTCAAAGTCACATTTCCTTCGAACAGTTGGAATCAGAatccttttcattttataatatgGAGGAGAAAGTCATCAGCATTCAGCACCATAACTTTGGAGGAACTGCTTCCGGTAACCAACGCAAG ACCATTTGAAGGAAGTTTTTTAACTCCCAAGAGCTTTGTATTAACAAACAAAGAGATGGCTGCAAATGATGTTCCATGCTGTGAGCCAAGGTTCTGGATGTATCTTTTGATATGTGTAGGTTTGGTTGCTTTTGCTGGACTTATGTCAGGCCTTACGCTAGGACTTATGTCACTCAGCTTGGTTGATCTTGAGGTTCTTGCCAAATCTGGCAGGCCGGACGACCGCAAAAATGCCG CTAAAATTCTGCCCATAGTAAAGAACCAGCATTTGCTTCTTTGCACACTCCTCATAAGCAATGCTATGGCAATGGAG GCCCTGCCTATCTTCATTGATGCACTTCTCCCAGCTTGGGGTGCAATTGTGATATCAGTCACTCTCATACTAACTTTTGGAGAG ATTATTCCTCAAGCTATATGTTCAAGGTATGGACTGAGTGTCGGGGCAAAGCTGTCGGACGTTGTTCGGGTGCTTCTCTTAGTCCTCTTTCCTTTGTCTTACCCCATCAGTAAG TTATTAGATTGGCTTCTGGGCAAGGGGCATTCTGCTCTTCTAAGAAGGGCAGAGCTCAAGACATTTGTAGATATGCACGGGAACAAG GCAGGTAAAGGTGGAGAATTGACTCAAGAAGAAACTACAATAATCACTGGAGCTTTGGACATGACGCTCAAAACTGCCCAAGATGCTATGACTCCTTTATCCAAATTGTTTTCACTTGATATAAATTCCAAACTTGATGA GAAAACCATGGAGCTGATTTTAAGAAAAGGACATAGTCGAGTGCCGATATACTCGGGACATCCAACTAATATCATTGGTATTATCTTG GTTAAAAATCTGATCAAATTTCATCCACAAGATGAAACTCCCATCAGAAATCTCACCATCAGAAAAGTTCCAAG GGTACATGAGAACTTACctttgtatgacattttgaaccAGTTCCAGCAAGGACATAGTCATATGGCTGTTGTCATAAAGAGTCATAAGGAAGCCAGAGAGCCTGCAG ATTCTAACAGACCAGAGCTCGAAACTGTGATACCAGCAACTGAGACGGACTTAGGACATATTAAGCTGCAGATAAGGAATATTTACACTAATTGTAGTAGCAATAATGATGGAAAATCAATGCCAGATTTTGATGAAGATGTTATTGGTATCATAACACTGGAGGATGTCATGGAAGAGCTTTTACAG GAAGAGATATTGGATGAGACTGATGAATATGTTGCTGTTCACAACAA GCTAAAAGTGAATATGAAAGTAAGGAGATCAACATCAGAATCACCAAGAGGAGCAGCCCATCTGCACTGGATATCACCAGTGGCATCCCCACTGTCTTCATACCATCATTCTCCACTTTCTTCTTCATACAATCACTCACCAATTCTTCATTCTGCAATTCCTCCACATATTCACTGCCCATTTACTCCACCACCTCTCTCTTCTTCCCCTAGAAATTACTTGCACTCTTCTCCAACTCCATGCTCTGCTCATCTTTGTGCTTCACCTTCTTCTCATAaggtttttctctctctaacatACACGTAA
- the LOC120080574 gene encoding DUF21 domain-containing protein At5g52790 isoform X4, translated as MEEKVISIQHHNFGGTASGLVAFAGLMSGLTLGLMSLSLVDLEVLAKSGRPDDRKNAAKILPIVKNQHLLLCTLLISNAMAMEALPIFIDALLPAWGAIVISVTLILTFGEIIPQAICSRYGLSVGAKLSDVVRVLLLVLFPLSYPISKLLDWLLGKGHSALLRRAELKTFVDMHGNKAGKGGELTQEETTIITGALDMTLKTAQDAMTPLSKLFSLDINSKLDEKTMELILRKGHSRVPIYSGHPTNIIGIILVKNLIKFHPQDETPIRNLTIRKVPRVHENLPLYDILNQFQQGHSHMAVVIKSHKEAREPADSTNADSNRPELETVIPATETDLGHIKLQIRNIYTNCSSNNDGKSMPDFDEDVIGIITLEDVMEELLQEEILDETDEYVAVHNKLKVNMKVRRSTSESPRGAAHLHWISPVASPLSSYHHSPLSSSYNHSPILHSAIPPHIHCPFTPPPLSSSPRNYLHSSPTPCSAHLCASPSSHKVFLSLTYT; from the exons atgGAGGAGAAAGTCATCAGCATTCAGCACCATAACTTTGGAGGAACTGCTTCCG GTTTGGTTGCTTTTGCTGGACTTATGTCAGGCCTTACGCTAGGACTTATGTCACTCAGCTTGGTTGATCTTGAGGTTCTTGCCAAATCTGGCAGGCCGGACGACCGCAAAAATGCCG CTAAAATTCTGCCCATAGTAAAGAACCAGCATTTGCTTCTTTGCACACTCCTCATAAGCAATGCTATGGCAATGGAG GCCCTGCCTATCTTCATTGATGCACTTCTCCCAGCTTGGGGTGCAATTGTGATATCAGTCACTCTCATACTAACTTTTGGAGAG ATTATTCCTCAAGCTATATGTTCAAGGTATGGACTGAGTGTCGGGGCAAAGCTGTCGGACGTTGTTCGGGTGCTTCTCTTAGTCCTCTTTCCTTTGTCTTACCCCATCAGTAAG TTATTAGATTGGCTTCTGGGCAAGGGGCATTCTGCTCTTCTAAGAAGGGCAGAGCTCAAGACATTTGTAGATATGCACGGGAACAAG GCAGGTAAAGGTGGAGAATTGACTCAAGAAGAAACTACAATAATCACTGGAGCTTTGGACATGACGCTCAAAACTGCCCAAGATGCTATGACTCCTTTATCCAAATTGTTTTCACTTGATATAAATTCCAAACTTGATGA GAAAACCATGGAGCTGATTTTAAGAAAAGGACATAGTCGAGTGCCGATATACTCGGGACATCCAACTAATATCATTGGTATTATCTTG GTTAAAAATCTGATCAAATTTCATCCACAAGATGAAACTCCCATCAGAAATCTCACCATCAGAAAAGTTCCAAG GGTACATGAGAACTTACctttgtatgacattttgaaccAGTTCCAGCAAGGACATAGTCATATGGCTGTTGTCATAAAGAGTCATAAGGAAGCCAGAGAGCCTGCAG ATTCAACAAATGCAGATTCTAACAGACCAGAGCTCGAAACTGTGATACCAGCAACTGAGACGGACTTAGGACATATTAAGCTGCAGATAAGGAATATTTACACTAATTGTAGTAGCAATAATGATGGAAAATCAATGCCAGATTTTGATGAAGATGTTATTGGTATCATAACACTGGAGGATGTCATGGAAGAGCTTTTACAG GAAGAGATATTGGATGAGACTGATGAATATGTTGCTGTTCACAACAA GCTAAAAGTGAATATGAAAGTAAGGAGATCAACATCAGAATCACCAAGAGGAGCAGCCCATCTGCACTGGATATCACCAGTGGCATCCCCACTGTCTTCATACCATCATTCTCCACTTTCTTCTTCATACAATCACTCACCAATTCTTCATTCTGCAATTCCTCCACATATTCACTGCCCATTTACTCCACCACCTCTCTCTTCTTCCCCTAGAAATTACTTGCACTCTTCTCCAACTCCATGCTCTGCTCATCTTTGTGCTTCACCTTCTTCTCATAaggtttttctctctctaacatACACGTAA
- the LOC120080574 gene encoding DUF21 domain-containing protein At2g14520 isoform X3 yields the protein MGIGRNGAVKVTFPSNSWNQNPFHFIIWRRKSSAFSTITLEELLPVTNARPFEGSFLTPKSFVLTNKEMAANDVPCCEPRFWMYLLICVGLVAFAGLMSGLTLGLMSLSLVDLEVLAKSGRPDDRKNAAKILPIVKNQHLLLCTLLISNAMAMEALPIFIDALLPAWGAIVISVTLILTFGEIIPQAICSRYGLSVGAKLSDVVRVLLLVLFPLSYPISKLLDWLLGKGHSALLRRAELKTFVDMHGNKAGKGGELTQEETTIITGALDMTLKTAQDAMTPLSKLFSLDINSKLDEKTMELILRKGHSRVPIYSGHPTNIIGIILVKNLIKFHPQDETPIRNLTIRKVPRVHENLPLYDILNQFQQGHSHMAVVIKSHKEAREPADSTNADSNRPELETVIPATETDLGHIKLQIRNIYTNCSSNNDGKSMPDFDEDVIGIITLEDVMEELLQAKSEYESKEINIRITKRSSPSALDITSGIPTVFIPSFSTFFFIQSLTNSSFCNSSTYSLPIYSTTSLFFP from the exons ATGGGAATTGGGAGGAATGGGGCGGTCAAAGTCACATTTCCTTCGAACAGTTGGAATCAGAatccttttcattttataatatgGAGGAGAAAGTCATCAGCATTCAGCACCATAACTTTGGAGGAACTGCTTCCGGTAACCAACGCAAG ACCATTTGAAGGAAGTTTTTTAACTCCCAAGAGCTTTGTATTAACAAACAAAGAGATGGCTGCAAATGATGTTCCATGCTGTGAGCCAAGGTTCTGGATGTATCTTTTGATATGTGTAGGTTTGGTTGCTTTTGCTGGACTTATGTCAGGCCTTACGCTAGGACTTATGTCACTCAGCTTGGTTGATCTTGAGGTTCTTGCCAAATCTGGCAGGCCGGACGACCGCAAAAATGCCG CTAAAATTCTGCCCATAGTAAAGAACCAGCATTTGCTTCTTTGCACACTCCTCATAAGCAATGCTATGGCAATGGAG GCCCTGCCTATCTTCATTGATGCACTTCTCCCAGCTTGGGGTGCAATTGTGATATCAGTCACTCTCATACTAACTTTTGGAGAG ATTATTCCTCAAGCTATATGTTCAAGGTATGGACTGAGTGTCGGGGCAAAGCTGTCGGACGTTGTTCGGGTGCTTCTCTTAGTCCTCTTTCCTTTGTCTTACCCCATCAGTAAG TTATTAGATTGGCTTCTGGGCAAGGGGCATTCTGCTCTTCTAAGAAGGGCAGAGCTCAAGACATTTGTAGATATGCACGGGAACAAG GCAGGTAAAGGTGGAGAATTGACTCAAGAAGAAACTACAATAATCACTGGAGCTTTGGACATGACGCTCAAAACTGCCCAAGATGCTATGACTCCTTTATCCAAATTGTTTTCACTTGATATAAATTCCAAACTTGATGA GAAAACCATGGAGCTGATTTTAAGAAAAGGACATAGTCGAGTGCCGATATACTCGGGACATCCAACTAATATCATTGGTATTATCTTG GTTAAAAATCTGATCAAATTTCATCCACAAGATGAAACTCCCATCAGAAATCTCACCATCAGAAAAGTTCCAAG GGTACATGAGAACTTACctttgtatgacattttgaaccAGTTCCAGCAAGGACATAGTCATATGGCTGTTGTCATAAAGAGTCATAAGGAAGCCAGAGAGCCTGCAG ATTCAACAAATGCAGATTCTAACAGACCAGAGCTCGAAACTGTGATACCAGCAACTGAGACGGACTTAGGACATATTAAGCTGCAGATAAGGAATATTTACACTAATTGTAGTAGCAATAATGATGGAAAATCAATGCCAGATTTTGATGAAGATGTTATTGGTATCATAACACTGGAGGATGTCATGGAAGAGCTTTTACAG GCTAAAAGTGAATATGAAAGTAAGGAGATCAACATCAGAATCACCAAGAGGAGCAGCCCATCTGCACTGGATATCACCAGTGGCATCCCCACTGTCTTCATACCATCATTCTCCACTTTCTTCTTCATACAATCACTCACCAATTCTTCATTCTGCAATTCCTCCACATATTCACTGCCCATTTACTCCACCACCTCTCTCTTCTTCCCCTAG